Proteins found in one Leguminivora glycinivorella isolate SPB_JAAS2020 chromosome 22, LegGlyc_1.1, whole genome shotgun sequence genomic segment:
- the LOC125238006 gene encoding facilitated trehalose transporter Tret1-like isoform X1 has translation MDRYGRKFMSIVTLSTIMAYWLIKIISLEPSSFIIARAVAGFPCSAVYIIMPCYIKEISDIDLRSAFGSLYILIRNVGYLTSYVLADLLSVYAMLWVGFGVATFIFLVFLMLPETPEYLVKRGKVDEAKEVMAWLRGTSLTDDRLVRDIDTIIYRDKQTTLEAKSTWGIIFHDATTRKAFIITWVIKVAQQFDGYLIVLIYASTIFDVAADSVNIKLTANQQVMVVGAVQLLGSMSATALVEKTGTKRLLVGTSFTMGVGMGILSVWFYLTAVGVNLPGWVPVMALCLAIVSDAAGFQPVSYIVITDMFTFHLRGQVSSIVNVCGKGANFIQVKGFHALNQAIGIHFTFLIFALICFGSCLFAIIFFPETRGRSLDEIYKELTGINKKDDNQRPQV, from the exons GCATATTGgctgataaaaataataagtctGGAGCCGTCCTCATTCATCATAGCTCGCGCTGTGGCTGGGTTTCCTTGCTCAGCGGTCTACATCATCATGCCTTGCTACATCAAGGAAATCAGCGACATTGACCTCAGGAGTGCTTTTGGATCACTCTACATATTAATCAG AAACGTCGGTTACCTGACAAGTTACGTGCTAGCAGATCTGCTGAGCGTGTACGCAATGCTGTGGGTGGGCTTCGGCGTGGCAACATTTATATTTCTAGTCTTCCTTATGCTGCCGGAGACGCCTGAGTATCTCGTCAAGAGGGGGAAGGTTGAC GAGGCCAAGGAAGTGATGGCGTGGCTCCGGGGTACGAGCTTAACTGACGACCGGCTGGTCCGGGATATTGACACTATCATCTACCGTGATAAGCAGACTACCTTGGAAGCGAAGTCCACGTGGGGCATTATAT TCCACGACGCAACCACGAGAAAAGCCTTCATAATAACCTGGGTGATCAAAGTGGCTCAACAGTTCGACGGGTACCTGATCGTACTCATCTACGCTAGCACCATCTTCGACGTGGCAGCTGACTCTGTCAACATCAAGCTGACTGCCAATCAGCAG GTAATGGTGGTAGGAGCAGTTCAGCTACTAGGTTCCATGTCTGCAACGGCACTGGTCGAGAAAACTGGAACGAAG AGACTCCTAGTAGGCACATCATTCACCATGGGCGTCGGCATGGGTATACTGTCAGTCTGGTTCTACCTGACAGCTGTGGGCGTGAACCTGCCCGGCTGGGTGCCGGTGATGGCGCTGTGTCTCGCCATCGTCTCCGACGCGGCCGGCTTCCAGCCCGTCTCCTACATCGTCATCACCGACATGTTCACCTTCCAC CTCCGCGGCCAAGTCTCCTCCATCGTAAACGTCTGCGGCAAAGGCGCCAACTTCAtccaagtgaaaggattccacGCCCTCAACCAAGCCATCGGCATCCACTTCACCTTCCTCATCTTCGCCCTCATCTGCTTCGGGTCCTGTCTGTTTGCCATCATCTTCTTCCCAGAGACCAGAGGAAGATCCTTGGATGAGATCTATAAGGAGTTGACTGGGATTAATAAGAAGGATGACAATCAGAGACCTCAGGTTTGA
- the LOC125238006 gene encoding facilitated trehalose transporter Tret1-like isoform X2 has translation MDRYGRKFMSIVTLSTIMAYWLIKIISLEPSSFIIARAVAGFPCSAVYIIMPCYIKEISDIDLRSAFGSLYILIRNVGYLTSYVLADLLSVYAMLWVGFGVATFIFLVFLMLPETPEYLVKRGKVDEAKEVMAWLRGTSLTDDRLVRDIDTIIYRDKQTTLEAKSTWGIIFHDATTRKAFIITWVIKVAQQFDGYLIVLIYASTIFDVAADSVNIKLTANQQVMVVGAVQLLGSMSATALVEKTGTKRLLVGTSFTMGVGMGILSVWFYLTAVGVNLPGWVPVMALCLAIVSDAAGFQPVSYIVITDMFTFHLRGQVSSIVNVCGKGANFIQVKGFHALNQAIGIHFTFLIFALICFGSCLFAIIFFPETRGRSLDEIYKELTGINKKDDNQRPQV, from the exons GCATATTGgctgataaaaataataagtctGGAGCCGTCCTCATTCATCATAGCTCGCGCTGTGGCTGGGTTTCCTTGCTCAGCGGTCTACATCATCATGCCTTGCTACATCAAGGAAATCAGCGACATTGACCTCAGGAGTGCTTTTGGATCACTCTACATATTAATCAG AAACGTCGGTTACCTGACAAGTTACGTGCTAGCAGATCTGCTGAGCGTGTACGCAATGCTGTGGGTGGGCTTCGGCGTGGCAACATTTATATTTCTAGTCTTCCTTATGCTGCCGGAGACGCCTGAGTATCTCGTCAAGAGGGGGAAGGTTGAC GAGGCCAAGGAAGTGATGGCGTGGCTCCGGGGTACGAGCTTAACTGACGACCGGCTGGTCCGGGATATTGACACTATCATCTACCGTGATAAGCAGACTACCTTGGAAGCGAAGTCCACGTGGGGCATTATAT TCCACGACGCAACCACGAGAAAAGCCTTCATAATAACCTGGGTGATCAAAGTGGCTCAACAGTTCGACGGGTACCTGATCGTACTCATCTACGCTAGCACCATCTTCGACGTGGCAGCTGACTCTGTCAACATCAAGCTGACTGCCAATCAGCAG GTAATGGTGGTAGGAGCAGTTCAGCTACTAGGTTCCATGTCTGCAACGGCACTGGTCGAGAAAACTGGAACGAAG AGACTCCTAGTAGGCACATCATTCACCATGGGCGTCGGCATGGGTATACTGTCAGTCTGGTTCTACCTGACAGCTGTGGGCGTGAACCTGCCCGGCTGGGTGCCGGTGATGGCGCTGTGTCTCGCCATCGTCTCCGACGCGGCCGGCTTCCAGCCCGTCTCCTACATCGTCATCACCGACATGTTCACCTTCCAC CTCCGCGGCCAAGTCTCCTCCATCGTAAACGTCTGCGGCAAAGGCGCCAACTTCAtccaagtgaaaggattccacGCCCTCAACCAAGCCATCGGCATCCACTTCACCTTCCTCATCTTCGCCCTCATCTGCTTCGGGTCCTGTCTGTTTGCCATCATCTTCTTCCCAGAGACCAGAGGAAG ATCCTTGGATGAGATCTATAAGGAGTTGACTGGGATTAATAAGAAGGATGACAATCAGAGACCTCAGGTTTGA